A segment of the Candidatus Sumerlaea chitinivorans genome:
ACATCACACCGATCTTCTCGCGGATTTGGTTGATGAAGATCACGCAGGTCTTACTTTTTGAGATCGCTGCCGTGAGTTTGCGGAGAGCTTGGCTCATGAGGCGTGCCTGGAGCCCCACGAAGCTATCCCCCATTTCACCTTCGATTTCCGCTTTCGGAACGAGCGCTGCCACCGAGTCAATCACGATCACATCCACAGCATTCGAGCGAACAAGGGTTTCGACAATATCGAGCGCCTGCTCGCCGGTGTCGGGTTGGGATATGAGAAGCTCATCCACATTGACCCCAAGCTTGCGACAATAGGTGGGATCCATGGCGTGCTCGGCGTCAATGTAGGCCGCAACGCCTCCCTCTTTTTGGGCATTCGCAACCACGTGAAGGGCAAGGGTCGTCTTTCCAGAACTTTCTGGACCAAAAATCTCGACGATCCGGCCGCGCGGAACGCCCCAGATCCCGAGGGCGCAGTCGAGCGAGATCGAACCAGTCGGGATGACCTGAATCCCTTGCTCGATTGCATGCTCTCCCATACGCATGATTGAGCCCTTGCCGTACGAGCGTTCGATCTGCGTCAAGGCCATTTCTAATGCTTTTGCGCGTGCGGGATCGCCCTTCATCTCGGGAGTATCGTTGCGTGCCACGATTTTGCGTCTCCTTATTATTGATGAGGCTTGGTAGTGTTGAATTGCGCAAAGGAAGGCACGCAAAAACAAGAGAAATCTCAATGAAGGTTGGCGGGCATGCCTTCGGCCTCTTATTGAGGGTGGGGGAATCTTTGAGGTTGCGAGCCCAAGGAGCGCTCAGTAGGCGGTAGTAACATCATGGGACAGAAACTGATTGATGGAGTTCGAACAAAGGTTCTTCGGGTCCACGCTGACGAGCGTGGTCGTTTGATGGAGATGCTGCGGGCAGACGATGAAATTTTTATCAAGTTTGGGCAGGTGTACCTGACCACTGCCTACCCGGGCGTCGTGAAAGCATGGCACTACCATATGAAGCAAACGGACCATTTCGTCTGCGTTCGCGGCATGATGAAAGTGGTCCTCTACGACGCGCGCGAGGGCTCACCCACATACGGTCTTATCAATGAATTTTTCATTGGGGATTACAATCCTATGTTGATTCAGATCCCGCCCGGAGTTTATCATGGCTTCAAGTGTATCTCAGAGCACGAAGCGATTGTGATCAACACGGTTACGGAGCCGTACAACTACACGAATCCGGATGAATATCGGGTTGAACCGCACGGCGGTCCAATACCCTATGACTGGTCGCGCAAAGACGGTTGAGGAAGGTCGCGCAGGAGCGAAGGACGAATGACAAAAAAGAGAATCGAGGAAATCCGCCAGCAAATTGATGCGCTCGACCGGAAAATAGTCGAGCTTCTGGATCAGCGCGCGCAATTGGCCCGTGAGATCGGAAAAGCGAAACTCCACGAGGGCAAACAAAGATTCTTCGACGCTTCGCGACAGAAACGCGTTCTGGAGAATGCGATCGCCGCAAGCAAGAACGACTTCCCGCAGGATGCACTGCGCAAAGTCTTCGTGGAGATTATGTCGGGTTGCCTTGCGGCAGAAAAGCCGCCGACGGTGGGCTACCTCGGTCCAGAAGCAACGTACTCACATCTTGCGGCACTCACGGAATTCGGCAATTCGGTGGCATACAAACCCTTTGCAACCGTGGAGGACATTTTCTACGCGGTGGACCGCGACCAAGTGGACTACGGCGTGGTTCCTGTGGAAAACTCGACCGGCGGCGTCATCCACACGACACTCGACTTGTTTTTGGATTACGAGTTGCTCATCTGCAGCGAGATTTACCTGCACATCCACCACAACCTGATTTCACGGAACCCCTTGGAGCGAATCAAAACCATCTACTCGAAGGCGGAGCCGTTCCAGCAATGTTCCATCTGGCTGCGGGCAAACTTGCCGGGCGTGCAGCTCATCGAGGTGAACTCGACCGTGAAGGGTGTGGAATTGGCAAAAGACCGCGATTATGCTGCAGCCATTGGGAGCGAGATTGCAGCACGCCTCTACAATGTACCCATCGTGGCTGCAAACATCGAGGACATGAAGGATAACATGACCCGGTTTTTAGTGATCGGGAAACAAGAGTCGGCGCCGACGGGGCGCGACAAAACCAGCCTCATGTTCTCAATCAAAGACCGCCCAGGAGCTTTGTTTGATCTCTTGCACCCCTTCAAGGTGCGCAATATCAACCTTTCGACTATAGAAAGCCGCCCCTCCCGGCGCAAAGCGTGGGATTACATTTTCTTTGTGGACCTTGAGGGTCACGTGCAGGATCCCCCAGTCCGAGAAGCACTCAACGAACTGAAAGGCTTGGCAACCTTCCTTCGGGTCATGGGAAGTTATCCGCGCGATGTAAAAATTCGGGATCTCAAGCAAGTGAGCCAAACGCTTGTTTGAATGTTGCCTCGCAGCAAAGAGTGAGTGGAAAAGCTCGTTGAGACGTTCTCATGCGCATTGAGCAAAAAGCTTGGTCTCCACTGTGGCTGGAATTTAGCGGTCTCCCGCAACTGCTGAATCAGAAAATTCGCGGCGGCGCGGGTTGGCCGCTCTTCAAGAAAATTGTGGAGCTGGACTGCGCGGTCAACCATAGCCCCGGTTTAGTGGAGGTCTCGCTTGCGGAGCTTGCGCTGCGGTGTGGTCTCTCGACGAGCGTCGTGCGGCGTGGACTCCTTGCGATGCGAAAGCTAAAAATTGTTGCAAGCTTTCTGCCCGACCATGACGAGGAATGCGCATTGCTCAGGGTCTGCGTTCCGCTTTCAACGCCTCGGACGACGGACGAAATTCGGGCCGAACATCCAGAACTTTTCGGCGATCGAAAGCATTACTTCCGCTATGCAGTCTCCTCGGATTCGGCCCACGAGCCGACGGATGAGGAAGACGACCCGATCTTGCAGGAGATTGTGGATCTTTACCTGAACACGGTCGGGCTAAAGATGAACGCTTTTATATTGGACGAACTCCGTCTGGTGCGTACACGATTCCCCATCGAGTTGATTCGACGCACCTTTCGTCGAGCGCGACAAAATGACATTCATTCACTGAGTTGGATAGTGCGAGAGATGATTCGGAAGAAGCGGGGCCAAGATGAAATCGAAGGCGAAGACTAAGGGTCAAAATGAGGTTTGTCCCAAGTGCGAAGGGCGAGGGTATGTGGACACCGACACCGGGGTAGTTCCCTGCGAGTGCTTGGTTGAACAACAGCTTCAGGCAAAGTACCGTGCCGCCCGCATTCCCCCCCGCTTTCTAAACAAGTCGCTGGATAACTTTCAAGCGGTCACCGCGGAACACAAGCATATCGTGACTTTTGCAAAACAATTTCTGAAAACATTTCGGAGCGTAGCCCCCGACCAGCCCGCTAAAGGGCTACTTCTCATGGGGCGTGAAGGCTGTGGCAAAACCCACATTGCCGTAGCTATTCTCAGGGAAATCATCCGCAAAGGCTACAGCGGCCTTTACTGGAACGTCCCAGAGCTGTTTTTGGAGCTCCGGCGAACCATGAACGAGCAAAGCGATGAAACGGAAGCCGATTTATTCGACGAGGCTCGGGAAGTGGACTTGCTTGTCCTCGATGATCTTGGAGCAGAGAAGACGAGTGAGTACGTGACGGACCGCCTCTACGTACTCATCAACGGGCGGTATGAATACGACAAAGCGACTTTAGTCACGACCAATCGGTCGTTGAAGGAATTGCAGCAGCAGGTAGGCCCGCGCATCGTCTCACGGTTGTGCGAAATGTGCGTCCCAATCGAGTTTCCCCCAGAGGATTACCGAATGCGCCACTTGCGCTGACGGTTAGTGATCAAATCTTGAACACTTCCTCTGGGATGGAGCTACGGGCGAGAGCTGCTTTTTCGCGGGCCTCGATCATCAAGCCCAAACTCTTGTGTTCCCAAAAGCTTATCTATCGGCCGTAAAGATTGTCTTGCATGCTCGCCCATGATCTTCTCACAATTTCGGTGAAGGTGTGCTGTTGTGCAAGGTGGGCTGGCATAGGCATTGCTCAATTCCGAGGAGGTAGGAATGAGCCGGCGCACACCGAAAGAATACCTGAGGAAAGGTGAAATGCCATGAAAGCGGTTCTGCGTATTGCAAGCGTGCTGGTCTGTTTGGGTTCGGGAGTCTTGTTTGCTCAGGTTGGACAAAGCGATCAACCCACGACTTCAACTGGCCCACAAAAGCCGCCTGAACTTACAGTGGTGAGTGGGCGCTTTGTGCGTGATGACTACACAACAATTGGCGGAGGTGTCGTCTACTTCATCTTTCAGGATCGTCTCAAGGAGCTGCCACACGAGAACACCATGGAGAAAGTTCGAGCAATGGCAGAAACGGCAGCGGAAGTCGATGCTGAGGGAAACTTCTATTTGGAAATGAAGCCGGGCAATTTTGCGTTTGTCTACGATCCCCAAGCGAAGTTTTCAGAAGAGGTTGCGAAGCCTGGGCCGGAAAGCATGGAAAAACTTCGCAAGCGGACAAAAGAACAGCTGGACGCTGTGGTGAAGGCGATCGTCGAGAACGCCAAGAAGGGTCTCCCGATCCGGGATGGGAAAATTGGGGATTGCTACATTATTGAGAACCGATTTGTCCGCCCGCCGATCAGTGACTTTGGCATCATGCCACTGGGTGTGGACCAAAGCGTCACCGTCCAAGCTGTAAAGGAGAACGGCGAGGTCGTAGATTTCCCGGTCATGCTCAAGCTACGCGGCAAGAACGGCGATATTTGCGAACCACACCTGCCGACCACTTCTTCGCCGGGGCGGTTCGTGTTCGCCGACCTGATACCTCAGCGCTACGATGTATTTGCGATCGGCGTGAAGTTGGAGCCTCGTGCGGACGCGCCCGAAACAACGCCAACGCTTGAGAATACCGCTTTTGAGTTCGACGGGACGCCCTTGGAGCACAAGGTTACAGTCAAACTGGAAGCCGCTGAGGGACAAAGTGACAAACCAACCGCCTCGCGCAAGTCAGTGAGTAGCAAGCGCAATTAGCCCAACGAAGGGAGCACAGGTGTGTTCTCCGCCAACGAAGAGGAGTGAAAAATCCTTGAGAAGTTGACCTATCGAACGAGCCGAGATACTACACCGCGCGCTTTACTATCGCGGAGATGTTCAAGCCGCAAAAACACGGCAGAACGGTAAGGGGAATGGTTTTTCTGCTTCGGCGTGGACTGAGAATCCTCGTGCTGATCACCCTGTTTGCCAGCCAGCTTGGCTGGGCGCGAGTCGAAAGTCTTAGAGAGCGTCCGCTCCCGTCCCCAAACGGGCGAATGGCAGCAAACGTGGAGTGGGAGAGCCTTGGCGTGGTCGGGTTGCTGCGAATGCGACTTTATAGCCCTTCCGGTACGCCCATTGCTTCAGTTGAAGTTCCCGAGATCTCCCCAAACCCAGACGAGCTTCACTGGCTTGATGACGATTGGGTCATGTGCGAGTCTTTTTTGGGTGAGCACGCAGTGGGTTTTTTTTACGTCCATGCCCGACAACGGCGAGGGTACCTTCTGGAAATCCTACAGCCCAATCGTGGGTCAGACTGGAACTTCACGGTGAGTTACTCGGAGCCGGGAAGCACAATGACCGTTTCGTGCGTTGGGCGAGCACGATCCATGCTCTTTCCAGTTCTTTTGCGCGATTGCCCCAAAAGCGAAAACGAGTACTTTTCGTTGGAGTTTTGCCGCAACTTCGCGGATGAGGTCGACGGCTTTGTAAGTTGGAAAAAGACACAACGTATTCGCGAATTCGAGCTGATCGGTGAAGCTGCTCTTGCTGAGGGGAAGGGTGGGCTTATCGTCGCGCGCTTGGATGGGCGCCATGCCGTTCTCTACTTTCCGCTCAGTGCAACAAGCACGAAGGAAATGTTGGCCAGAGTTCGTCGTCTTGACGTTTTCACTACGCAGTCTCAAGCGCTACTGACCTCAACTTGTTTGTTTGAGATGAGTCCGCGGTGGCTGGAGGGTACGCGCTTCGTCGTCGAATGCACCTCGTCAAGAGTGGGTGCTTCTCGGTCCAAGCCCGCAAGAATCCAACTTGCCATTGGGGAAGTGCCAGAAGCTGTGGACGGAGCGATTCGCATCAGCACGGATACGGAAGTCGTCCGCGGTCGTTCAACTCTGGTTTCGCCCTCAGAGCCTGCTGACACGGAGGATTCTGAGTTGTTAGACGATGCCGTGGATTTGGCAAGACAGACTGGGACAACCACACCGCCTGCCATTCTTGAGTATCCGAGCGTACCTTCCTCGACCAAGAAGAAGTCTAAGCGAAACTGATATTAAGCTGATTGCCACAAGGGAAAAGTGGACGAACACACCTAACCACGGACGACAATGGGGTACGGTGCGACGAGAAATCCCCACAGGAATCCGCCGCAAAGAGGTACTTACGAGGACGCGAAAGTGCCCCCCTTGAGCAATCGGTCTACCTCACCCACCATGACCTTCACCCCCGGCTCCTCCCAAATACTGACGGTTTGTTCGCGATCGCGTGTCAGTTGGCGTATTAGCGCATCAGCACCCGAGAATACTTGTTCGTCACGTAGTCGCTTGAGGAAAAACAGGGAAAGCTTTGTCCCGCGCAGCTCGCCAGCAAAATTCAGAATGTGCGCTTCAATCGTCAGCCTGTCGCTACCAAAGGTAGGATTGTACCCGATGTTGACCATGGCGGGTAGAACACCGGGCACGCGGTCGCCCGCCACGGCACAAACATAGACCCCGCGCGCTGGGACGACAAACTGGGGGGTAGGATCGAGGTTGGCGGTTGGAAAACCCAGCTTATGCCCTCGAGCATGGCCGGGAACAACCGTTCCCCGCAGTTCATAGGGGCGAGTTAGGATTCGATAAACCTTGTCGAGTTCCCCCGTAAAAAGAAGGTCCCGCACGATTGTGCTGCGGGCGAACATGTTATCCACCGAGCATGGTTCTACGACATCGACAAAGAAGCCGAACTTTTCGCCCAAATCTCTGAGCGTTTCGACGGTTCCAGATCCATTTGTGCCAAACGTAAAATCGGGCCCGCAAACTACACCTTTGGTTTTGCAGCGGCTTACCAAGTAATTGCGCACGAATTCTTCAGGGGACTGTCGTGCAAAATCGCGTGTGAAGCGCACGCAAGCCAGAAAGTCGATCCCGAGTTCTGCAAGGATTTGCTGCTTACGATCGGGATAGAGCAGCCGTTTGGGACAAAAGGGAGGGGCAAGAATCGCAAGTGGATGCTCATGAAAAGTCAGGACTGCTGAACAAATGCCTTTTTCCTTCGCCCGGGAAATCGCGTGCTTGATAAGTGCTTGGTGGCCAAGATGCAGCCCATCAAAAACACCAACCGTCAAAACGCTTGGTGCGGGGAAATTCCATGGCTCTTGCTCAAAAACCTGCATGTGGACTTTCTTCACACAACATATGGGAGTGAGTAATCAACTGGTTGAAAGTACGATAGAGGTTGAGTGTGTGTTCAAGCACGTTCGTGCGAATCAGGAAGTTCCGACCTCTGATACCGCGTGGACGGATGTAGAACGCACAAGGCGCGGTCACTCGCATACCGAAAACAACATGATTGCATCGTACCTCGCGACTAAGGAAGAACGGGAATGCTACGAGCGTGAATGTTGGGTAAACAAGCGGCCGCCGTCTAACTCACGGAGGTGAGATCGAACGTTGTGAAATCCACGAAGCCCATAATCTCCTTCGAGGGCGTGTGGAAAGCTTATCGGCTTCATCCGCCTGCGTCGCTTTCGCTTCCCCAACGGATCGGTTATACTCTACGGCACCTTTGGAAACCAGAACTGTTGGAAGTTCTGCGAGATCTTACCTTTCAAATTGGGGCGGGAGAAAGTGTGGCTTTGCTTGGGATGAACGGTTGTGGCAAAACCACGCTCTTGAAACTGATCTGTGGGATCACGCGACCCACAAAAGGGAAGATCACAGTGGACGGTCGCGCGGGTGGACTTATCGAACTTACCTCGGGATTCCATGAGGATCTCACCGGCTGGGAAAACATTTACCTCAACGCGACTTTGCTGGGACTGCCGCGTGCGGAGATTAATCGCCGGCTGCGAGACATTGTGGAATTCGCGGAGCTCGGCGACTTCATTCATTCCCCAGTTCGCCACTATTCGTGGGGCATGCTACTTCGCTTGGGCTTTGCGATTGCCGTTCATGCCGATTTGGACGTGCTTGTGGTGGACGAGGCGCTGGCGGTCGGAGATGGCTACTTCCAGTGGAAGTGTCTGAAGAAAATCGAGGAGCTGAAAGCTGGGGGGACCACGCTACTCTTTGTGTCTCATGTGCCAGCCCAAGCGGAAGCCGTGTGCGAGCGAGCCCTCTGGCTGGAAGGCGGCGGGATCCGTGAGGATGGCCCAGCTTCCGTTGTCGCAAGACACTACAGCGAATCGATTGTGAAACGGCTCTGTGCCGACGCGCCAAGCAATGTGTCGTTGGAAGTTATCGCACTTGTTCCCCATGTGAGGCTTGGAGACGGGGAAATTCGCATGCGCTCGGTCTACCTGCAAAACGGATCGGGAGAACGTGTGAATTCACTAAATCACGGGGAACCGTGGGAAATCGTGGTCACCGCGGACGTCACTGAGAGGGTCGAAAAGGCTACATTGACCTTTCAATTGGACCTTCCCAACCGTGCTGTTGTTAAAGCCTTCAGCCACCACATATCCGGCCCTTTATGCCTTACCCCGGGGAGCTACGAATTCAAAGTGCGATTTCCGGCGATGCGTCTTTATGAAGGGACATACTATCTCTCCATCGGTTTTGTCCCACCTGATGTTGCCTCCCACATGGATGACTCGAAGGTTTACGATGGTTTCGTACATATTCTATCGTTCAGTGTTAAGAGCCGTGGCGGCAGCCGATTCTCCACGCGCGCACTGGATCTGGGAGCATCGGTAGAAATCGAGGCGGTCCACTCGTAAACACGAGTTGGGGTCGAAAAACGCACCTCCCCGTCTGCTCGAATAGCTATTTTGAGCTACGGTATAAATTTTGTGCAACGACGCCAGAGACGCAGGCGAGTGGCGCAATTGGCAGCGCATCTGACTCTGGATCAGAGGGTTCTAGGTTCGAATCCTAGCTCGCCTGCCATTTATTTTTTCCCACCCGCTTCGCGTCCGCGAAAAAGGTGTTGCCTCATTGGTGCCTCTCGCCCTATACCACGTCGGTAGAGACAAACGAGAAGCCATGCCAGCGTACCTCTATCCAAGCAAAGAGCTGGGACTGACGGGCCCATTTGAACTTAAGCTTCGGGTGACGACAATTGGCCGCCACCCGAATAATGATATTTCTCTCCTCATGGAATCGGTGTCCCGTTTCCATGCAAAAATTGAGCAATGCGGCTCGAAGTGGATCATCACCGACCTGAATTCCAGTAACGGAACGTTCATTAATGGGGAACGAATTGCCACCCCGCGAGCACTGAGCGAAGGGGACGTCATCACGTTTGGGCGAGCAGACTTCGTCTTTTCACTTCTCAGCCCAGAAGAACGCAAATCGCTCACCGCGGAAGGAGCAACGCCCACCCCGATGTCGACGAGCAGCGTGAACCTGGTGGGAGATGACCAAAGTTCCAGTACCATTCTGTCAACGAAACTGAGCGTTGAGTCCACCCCGTTGCCCCAAGAACTTGTGCCCGAGCGGGTAGTGGACATCGCTGCGCTCCGGAAAGCCAATCAGCGGCTGCTCACATTATATAAACTTAACGAATTAGCCCGCACGAGCTCCACGCCGGAAGAAATGATGGAGCGCACAATGGATCTCATCTTTGAGAATCTTCCGGCAGACCGCGGGGTGATCATGACAGTGCACTATCCTGATGGTGCGCTGGAGCCTCAGGTTGTACGGTTTCGCGACCCCGGGAAGCGCGGTGAACTTGCGATTAGTAAGACGATCATTCAAAAATGTCTCCGTGAACAAGTCGCCGTTTTGAGTCGCGATGCAACCATGGACTCGCGTTTCAACAGCAGCGAGTCGATCATTGCAAACGAGATCCGCTCCGCAATGTGTGTTCCGCTGGTTTCGAAGAAAAGACCGCTCGGAATAATTTTTGTGGACACACGAGAGTTTGTTCACGCCTTCACGGAGGATGATCTCGCGTTTCTGTCTTCACTCGCCTACGATTTGGCTATGTGGCTCGACAACGCCATGCTCATGCGCGAAAGTATCAAGAATGAGCGCTTGGCGGCGGTCGGGCAGACCATCGCGGGGTTAGCGCATAATATCAAAAACATTCTCCAGCTTGCGAAAGGTGGCCTTGAGCTGCTGGATCAGGCAATTGAGCGCAAATCGCTCGAAGAGATTCAGACGTTCTGGCCCGTCGTGCGGCGCGGTATCGAGCGCATGCAGGTTCTGACACAAGAGATGCTCGATTACTCACGCCAAACGCCGCCCGAATTAGTTGAAGCTTCGGTGAACGAAGTCATTCGAGACACTGTTCAAGCTTTCGAGAAAGATGCAGT
Coding sequences within it:
- a CDS encoding Helicase loader DnaI; translated protein: MDTDTGVVPCECLVEQQLQAKYRAARIPPRFLNKSLDNFQAVTAEHKHIVTFAKQFLKTFRSVAPDQPAKGLLLMGREGCGKTHIAVAILREIIRKGYSGLYWNVPELFLELRRTMNEQSDETEADLFDEAREVDLLVLDDLGAEKTSEYVTDRLYVLINGRYEYDKATLVTTNRSLKELQQQVGPRIVSRLCEMCVPIEFPPEDYRMRHLR
- a CDS encoding sensor histidine kinase — encoded protein: MPAYLYPSKELGLTGPFELKLRVTTIGRHPNNDISLLMESVSRFHAKIEQCGSKWIITDLNSSNGTFINGERIATPRALSEGDVITFGRADFVFSLLSPEERKSLTAEGATPTPMSTSSVNLVGDDQSSSTILSTKLSVESTPLPQELVPERVVDIAALRKANQRLLTLYKLNELARTSSTPEEMMERTMDLIFENLPADRGVIMTVHYPDGALEPQVVRFRDPGKRGELAISKTIIQKCLREQVAVLSRDATMDSRFNSSESIIANEIRSAMCVPLVSKKRPLGIIFVDTREFVHAFTEDDLAFLSSLAYDLAMWLDNAMLMRESIKNERLAAVGQTIAGLAHNIKNILQLAKGGLELLDQAIERKSLEEIQTFWPVVRRGIERMQVLTQEMLDYSRQTPPELVEASVNEVIRDTVQAFEKDAVDAGVEIVVNLAPDLPKRKIDPGGLMKSLLNLITNAVDAFEGRGGRIEISTCLKDDAILIVVSDNGKGIPRDKMARIFQPFFTTKGSKGTGLGLSMTKKYIDDMGGHISVQSEEGRGTTFTIVFPPPPKEISFDVDTQPETKQ
- a CDS encoding Teichoic acid export ATP-binding protein TagH, yielding MKSTKPIISFEGVWKAYRLHPPASLSLPQRIGYTLRHLWKPELLEVLRDLTFQIGAGESVALLGMNGCGKTTLLKLICGITRPTKGKITVDGRAGGLIELTSGFHEDLTGWENIYLNATLLGLPRAEINRRLRDIVEFAELGDFIHSPVRHYSWGMLLRLGFAIAVHADLDVLVVDEALAVGDGYFQWKCLKKIEELKAGGTTLLFVSHVPAQAEAVCERALWLEGGGIREDGPASVVARHYSESIVKRLCADAPSNVSLEVIALVPHVRLGDGEIRMRSVYLQNGSGERVNSLNHGEPWEIVVTADVTERVEKATLTFQLDLPNRAVVKAFSHHISGPLCLTPGSYEFKVRFPAMRLYEGTYYLSIGFVPPDVASHMDDSKVYDGFVHILSFSVKSRGGSRFSTRALDLGASVEIEAVHS
- a CDS encoding RecA protein, whose translation is MARNDTPEMKGDPARAKALEMALTQIERSYGKGSIMRMGEHAIEQGIQVIPTGSISLDCALGIWGVPRGRIVEIFGPESSGKTTLALHVVANAQKEGGVAAYIDAEHAMDPTYCRKLGVNVDELLISQPDTGEQALDIVETLVRSNAVDVIVIDSVAALVPKAEIEGEMGDSFVGLQARLMSQALRKLTAAISKSKTCVIFINQIREKIGVMFGNPETTTGGRALKFYASIRIDIRRIGSIKEGAENVGNRCRAKVVKNKLAPPFREAEFDIMFGEGISREGDLLDLGVSAKLIEKSGAWFSFEGERIGQGRENAKQFLKQHPEIAARLEQAIKEKINPDMLASSSEGVAE
- a CDS encoding Chorismate mutase I, whose product is MTKKRIEEIRQQIDALDRKIVELLDQRAQLAREIGKAKLHEGKQRFFDASRQKRVLENAIAASKNDFPQDALRKVFVEIMSGCLAAEKPPTVGYLGPEATYSHLAALTEFGNSVAYKPFATVEDIFYAVDRDQVDYGVVPVENSTGGVIHTTLDLFLDYELLICSEIYLHIHHNLISRNPLERIKTIYSKAEPFQQCSIWLRANLPGVQLIEVNSTVKGVELAKDRDYAAAIGSEIAARLYNVPIVAANIEDMKDNMTRFLVIGKQESAPTGRDKTSLMFSIKDRPGALFDLLHPFKVRNINLSTIESRPSRRKAWDYIFFVDLEGHVQDPPVREALNELKGLATFLRVMGSYPRDVKIRDLKQVSQTLV
- a CDS encoding dTDP-4-dehydrorhamnose 3,5-epimerase, with product MGQKLIDGVRTKVLRVHADERGRLMEMLRADDEIFIKFGQVYLTTAYPGVVKAWHYHMKQTDHFVCVRGMMKVVLYDAREGSPTYGLINEFFIGDYNPMLIQIPPGVYHGFKCISEHEAIVINTVTEPYNYTNPDEYRVEPHGGPIPYDWSRKDG
- a CDS encoding Riboflavin kinase; this translates as MQVFEQEPWNFPAPSVLTVGVFDGLHLGHQALIKHAISRAKEKGICSAVLTFHEHPLAILAPPFCPKRLLYPDRKQQILAELGIDFLACVRFTRDFARQSPEEFVRNYLVSRCKTKGVVCGPDFTFGTNGSGTVETLRDLGEKFGFFVDVVEPCSVDNMFARSTIVRDLLFTGELDKVYRILTRPYELRGTVVPGHARGHKLGFPTANLDPTPQFVVPARGVYVCAVAGDRVPGVLPAMVNIGYNPTFGSDRLTIEAHILNFAGELRGTKLSLFFLKRLRDEQVFSGADALIRQLTRDREQTVSIWEEPGVKVMVGEVDRLLKGGTFASS